The following are from one region of the Gigantopelta aegis isolate Gae_Host unplaced genomic scaffold, Gae_host_genome ctg4120_pilon_pilon, whole genome shotgun sequence genome:
- the LOC121392586 gene encoding uncharacterized protein LOC121392586 yields the protein MAKAHALLSRETYNNLLKRSNTPTRMSDSTSIKSECEDRTIETASSSKKQTMSNDGTKHLSFSAPAFRALMEHREEILAAINQLEREVQEESEMLSLAVTDERLEQQQQLQRQLYQHPPMERVPLHSTRRFQPYVGTGLGVPQSLEQARGVHTVERGRGANLLAAIQHQQQQQSQQHPQQDPEQHPPQQNRYIDISPPPRVTFIE from the exons ATGGCGAAAGCACATGCTCTACTGAGCCGGGAGACGTACAACAATCTATTGAAGAGGAGCAACACACCGACTCGGATGAGTGATTCTACATCTATTAAGAGTGAATGTGAAGACCGTACTATTGAAACTGCTTCGTCGTCAAAGAAACAGACCATGTCGAATGATG GCACAAAGCACCTGTCTTTTTCGGCACCTGCGTTCCGTGCTCTGATGGAACACAGAGAGGAAATTCTTGCAGCTATCAATCAGCTGGAGCGCGAGGTGCAGGAAGAGAGCGAAATGCTCTCATTAGCCGTTACCGATGAGAGATtggagcagcagcagcagctacAACGTCAGCTCTACCAACACCCACCTATGGAGAGAGTTCCACTCCATTCCACACGGCGGTTTCAACCGTATGTTG gAACTGGGCTAGGAGTCCCACAATCACTCGAACAGGCACGTGGTGTGCACACAGTTGAAAGAGGTCGTGGAGCGAACCTGCTGGCGGCCATACAacaccagcagcagcaacagtcgCAGCAACATCCACAGCAAGATCCAGAGCAACATCCACCGCAACAAAACAGATACATAGACATTTCGCCACCACCAAGAGTAACATTTATTGAATGA